In a genomic window of Trichoderma atroviride chromosome 4, complete sequence:
- a CDS encoding uncharacterized protein (EggNog:ENOG41) produces MAPGALVGSDSPLLAPVSGKLDAAPTLYGGINEKELREKSEAYLANYGTKFHDDVIIGSRGMYIYTASGHKILDWTSGQMSCLLGHGHPEIVKTVVDHAMYLDHLFSGMVSPPVISLGERLCKALPKGLDKTFFLSTGGESNEAAIKMAKMYTGKWEIVGLGASWHGMTAQALGAQYHYGRKGQGPTLPGQLMLPSPNAYRSEFRKPDGSYDWEAELNYGWRMVDLQSTGNLAACIVECIQSSGGMIVLPPGYLKAMKKHCEARGMLLIVDEAQTGVGRCGDFMAINHEDVVPDILTLSKTLGNGLPLSAVVTSEEIDRVCNERGFMFYTTHVNDPLPAAVGDKVLEIVFRDNLVQHAREVGKVLQAGLLKLKSRYGCIGDVRGRGLMAGVEIVANRETKEPGLELAKRVGDTAYNLGVWANLSSHPSFGGTFRIAPPITVTAEQIEQGLAMLERAFAETEGTMPLY; encoded by the coding sequence ATGGCTCCGGGAGCTCTCGTCGGATCTGATAGCCCTCTTCTGGCTCCCGTCTCTGGAaagcttgatgctgctcccACACTTTACGGCGGAATCAATGAAAAGGAGCTCCGGGAAAAGTCTGAAGCTTATTTGGCCAACTATGGCACCAAATTCCATGACGACGTAATTATTGGTTCTCGGGGAATGTACATTTACACAGCGTCTGGCCACAAAATTCTTGACTGGACATCCGGCCAAATGTCTTGTCTCCTGGGCCACGGACATCCCGAAATCGTCAAAACCGTCGTCGACCATGCCATGTACCTCGaccatctcttctctggAATGGTTTCACCTCCTGTTATTAGCCTGGGAGAGCGTCTTTGCAAGGCTCTCCCCAAAGGCCTGGACAagaccttcttcctctccaccGGCGGTGAGAGCAACGAGGCCGCCATcaaaatggcaaagatgtACACTGGAAAATGGGAAATTGTCGGTCTTGGAGCTTCCTGGCACGGGATGACTGCACAAGCTTTGGGAGCTCAATACCACTATGGTCGCAAGGGCCAGGGCCCAACCCTCCCAGGCCAGCTCATGCTTCCCTCTCCCAACGCCTACCGCTCTGAGTTCCGGAAGCCTGATGGCTCTTATGACTGGGAGGCTGAGCTCAACTATGGCTGGCGCATGGTTGACTTGCAGTCCACTGGTAACCTTGCTGCGTGCATCGTGGAGTGCATCCAGAGCTCTGGAGGCATGATTGTTCTGCCTCCGGGGTACCTCAAGGCTATGAAGAAGCACTGTGAAGCAAGAGGCATGCTTCTCATTGTCGACGAAGCTCAGACTGGCGTTGGGCGATGCGGCGACTTCATGGCTATTAATCACGAGGATGTTGTGCCTGATATCCTAACCCTGTCCAAGACATTGGGCAACGGTCTTCCTCTCAGCGCAGTTGTCACCAGCGAAGAGATTGACCGTGTTTGCAACGAAAGAGGCTTCATGTTTTACACCACCCACGTCAACGACCCTCTTCCCGCTGCCGTCGGCGATAAAGTCCTCGAGATTGTGTTCCGAGACAACCTCGTCCAGCACGCCCGAGAAGTAGGCAAAGTCCTCCAAGCTGGCCTCTTGAAGCTAAAATCACGATACGGCTGCATTGGCGATGTCCGCGGCCGCGGCCTCATGGCCGGTGTTGAGATTGTCGCCAACAGAGAAACCAAGGAGCCgggcctggagctggccaagaggGTTGGCGATACGGCGTACAACTTGGGCGTGTGGGCCAACTTGAGCAGTCACCCGAGCTTTGGAGGCACTTTTCGAATTGCACCGCCGATTACTGTGACGGCAGAGCAGATTGAGCAAGGGCTGGCGATGTTGGAGAGGGCGTTTGCGGAGACTGAGGGGACGATGCCGCTGTATTAG
- a CDS encoding uncharacterized protein (EggNog:ENOG41) — MTTTVHVKNIAAATGDSEVKDFFSFCGKITDIKVTTEGETKSAEVTFEKETAMKTALLLNNTQLGPNHITVASATGDSEDDGSHFARQGNNNDEITQEMKPRSRILAEYLAHGYVVGDVALQRAIELDQKHGISSTFLNKIQEMDKKYQATDRARTTDQTYGISQRAGSFFGGLSSYFEKASNTPTGKKIAQFYLEGSRQVQDIHTEARRLADLKTEEHGSAYKAAGLERVFGKEAEKQKETSTEEKPAAPAAATSSTDAKSG; from the exons ATGACCACCACCGTCCACGTCAAGAACATTGCTGCCGCAACAGGCGACTCTGAAGTCAAGGACTTCTTTAGCTTCTG CGGCAAAATCACCGATATCAAAGTCACCACTGAGGGCGAGACGAAAAGCGCAGAAGTCACTTTCGAAAAGGAGACTGCCATGAAGACAgctctcctcctcaacaACACACAGCTCGGCCCCAACCACATCACAGTCGCCAGCGCCACCGGCGATTCTGAAGACGATGGCTCTCACTTCGCTCGACAGGGCAACAACAACGACGAGATTACCCAGGAGATGAAGCCCCGCTCGCGCATCCTTGCCGAGTACCTGGCGCACGGCTACGTCGTTGGCGACGTGGCGCTGCAGCGCGCCATCGAGCTGGACCAGAAGCACGGCATCTCGTCAACATTCCTCAACAAGATTCAGGAAATGGACAAGAAGTATCAGGCCACCGACCGTGCCAGAACCACCGACCAGACCTACGGCATCTCCCAGCGCGCCggcagcttctttggcggcctgAGCAGCTACTTTGAAAAGGCCAGCAACACCCCTActggcaagaagattgccCAGTTCTATCTCGAAGGCTCGAGACAGGTGCAGGATATCCACACCGAGGCGCGGCGACTTGCTGATCTGAAGACGGAGGAGCACGGCAGCGCATACAAGGCTGCTGGTTTGGAGAGGGTCTTTGGCAAGGAGGCtgagaagcagaaggagaCGTCTACTGAGGAGAAGCCTGCcgctcctgctgctgcgacaTCTTCCACTGATGCCAAGAGCGGTTAA
- a CDS encoding uncharacterized protein (EggNog:ENOG41) has protein sequence MPEGRESPPPERQSGRQLQDPTGSGKASDATKKNEIDPNHQLDCLSSNPKGPMDDALEHKFSKGEGNCESN, from the exons ATGCCTGAAGGTCGCGAGTCTCCTCCTCCTGAACGCCAATCCGGCCGCCAGCTTCAGGATCCCACCGGATCCGGCAAGGCATCAGATGCtaccaaaaaaaatgagaTAGATCCTAACCATCAACTCGAT TGCCTGTCATCGAACCCCAAAGGACCAATGGACGACGCACTCGAACACAAGTTTTccaagggagaaggaaaCTGTGAATCTAACTGA
- a CDS encoding uncharacterized protein (EggNog:ENOG41~TransMembrane:1 (o29-50i)) — MARGMSSYSMTSTFNGYASDYEEKLLNTVWVSIVGLEVLMVLAVATRGLFRRFSPHLKLPSR, encoded by the coding sequence ATGGCGCGGGGCATGTCCAGCTACTCCATGACTTCAACCTTCAACGGCTACGCCTCCGACTATGAAGAGAAGCTTCTCAACACCGTCTGGGTGAGCATCGTGGGCCTGGAGGTGCTGATGGTGCTTGCGGTCGCTACACGGGGCCTCTTTCGACGATTCAGCCCGCACCTCAAGCTACCATCacgataa
- a CDS encoding uncharacterized protein (EggNog:ENOG41), whose translation MPDLNSVPPSPHVLASGTHSRRQSANLQAATSPSSTSVNILPSNQAAVNQQIPSQALPSPGFPPQSPMSPPADAAVGPGPGPLRHPRPLTASELHMQLEKEQEAVVNRLTRELSILRAAHNASVVSNTSSTSNAASSHDPIVESSLLSGSGFSIPTARRHHRTSSSTSQTFPSFVSSYDARARPSHPASLSRQNSSASRRSQTGSPAPASSIDPSNYFHQQRVPAAASNSIMMSSVVATPGSSILGDQMSPGLMPATLRYEETAFYRQELDNAKKENEALKRRIRELERVVRERRSSDASRNRSDSASTTASASVAPGGGVSIAGPRESIYGHGRDRERAMQSSTSLAGGVSIGVSDEEVKVGESAASGRSGNDGQR comes from the exons ATGCCAGATCTAAACTCCGTGCCTCCTTCGCCTCACGTGCTAGCAAGCGGCACGCATTCTCGTCGCCAGTCGGCCAACCTACAAGCCGCAACGTCGCCGTCTTCGACATCTGTCAACATCCTGCCGTCCAACCAGGCCGCCGTGAACCAGCAGATCCCCTCGCAAGCCTTGCCGTCGCCCGGATTCCCGCCGCAATCGCCCATGAGTCCCCCGGCAGATGCTGCAGTCGGGCCAGGCCCGGGCCCTCTACGACACCCAAGACCGCTGACGGCTTCCGAGCTTCATATGCAGCTGGAAAAGGAGCAGGAGGCAGTG GTGAATCGTCTGACCCGTGAACTCTCCATTTTGCGTGCTGCCCACAATGCGTCTGTCGTTTCAAACACGTCCTCGACGTCCAACGCTGCCTCTTCCCATGACCCCATTGTCGAATCTTCGCTTTTgtctggctctggcttctcGATTCCTACCGCACGCCGCCATCACagaacctcttcttccacgtcCCAGACCTTCCCCAGCTTTGTTTCCTCGTACGACGCTCGAGCCCGGCCATCCCACCCCGCATCGCTCTCGCGGCAGAATAGCAGTGCTTCGCGTCGAAGCCAGACAGGATCGCCGGCACCAGCCAGCTCGATAGACCCGTCCAACTATTTCCATCAACAGAGAGTCccggccgccgcctccaacTCCATCATGATGAGCTCTGTCGTGGCTACTCCTGGCAGCTCCATTTTGGGTGACCAGATGAGCCCTGGGTTGATGCCCGCGACGCTGCGATACGAGGAGACGGCATTTTACCGACAAGAGCTGGACAATGCAAAGAAGGAGAACGAGGCGCTCAAGAGACGCATTCGAGAGCTTGAACGAGTCGTCCGTGAGAGGCGATCGAGCGATGCAAGCCGCAATAGAAGTGATAGCGCGAGCACTACAGCTAGCGCCAGCGTGGCCCCGGGTGGTGGCGTCAGTATTGCGGGCCCTCGAGAGAGCATCTACGGCCATGGCCGAGATCGTGAGCGCGCTATGCAAAGCTCGACGAGCCTGGCTGGAGGCGTGAGCATCGGAGTTTCTGATGAAGAGGTCAAGGTTGGCGAGAGCGCTGCTAGTGGCCGATCGGGAAATGATGGCCAGCGGTAA
- a CDS encoding uncharacterized protein (EggNog:ENOG41~TransMembrane:1 (o590-611i)) codes for MEQIETQASDLRYLTAPVGALSDSASVSYETPQSRAQMSPGSAMYGDNSALQAGGDSPGNANAGASKRKSIEDGAAIAKQTRSKRNRYISIACNECKRRKIKCNGETPCQRCGNLNLACLYAPNCCTNNFKDSDEFKMIAAQLSRLQEEVNWLNQSMRNMQSEPRLAPPTSDRIMPTGGSVIAPSPSQSSTSGHRPDYLGKQMPFQGPTSTAFTLDVARETISNMGWKATEEGDDIEPLPSSNMVTTISTQMADPLLEFDKDEMVRLCRVHEDEIGIMYPVINIQTVIAHAKNVSLYLRNPRPMELLNDLETLQLKIIICCALVVEGHGHSEKASRLYESMENIINRKLMSDGLDVCDLPLLALVAGYRFLSNEEVLAWRVMGQVVRLCVELGIHQKRGLMTIQNEAERKNALNSFWSAYVLDRRWAFGTGLPYAIQDDEIDPTLPMPEEYPYLVAMITYSRIGAKVWRQVNHFGPVLAHELGQEEIERLDQEILRWYETVPEEIRVRSWDKETQITSTPSYNLQRLRIWTYLRFNQIRTWLYTPVLHSATSIMAHPLEAQRVVDLAKDTIQYLHHLNSTTNLYRRAQVFYHQFLSAAIAVVFLASVHAPVRFSAVCREEFYMALDLVKDLSVKSWVSQRLWRTIKSLKDVAPRFGLNPDEDPHSSAALGMIGLARGHMDTMQTSQPMFQHPPMPPRQSADNMMPNNNGQKIQSEMSRIFEGYVGLNGVQFGSNGEDQHVPPPHALTSPDSQNTVFTSADGTVFPHLREMF; via the exons ATGGAGCAGATTGAGACGCAGGCATCGGACTTGCGCTACCTGACGGCGCCGGTCGGCGCTTTGAGCGACTCGGCGAGTGTCTCGTACGAGACGCCGCAGTCACGGGCGCAGATGAGCCCAGGTTCCGCCATGTACGGAGACAATTCCGCGCTGCAGGCCGGAGGCGATTCGCCTGGAAACGCCAATGCGGGTGCGAGTAAGAGGAAGTCGATTGAGGATGGGGCTGCAATCGCGAAGCAGACGCGGAGCAAGAGGAATCGG TACATCTCTATTGCATG TAATGAGTGTAAAAGGCGCAAGATCAAATGCAACGGCGAAACGCCATGTCAACGATGCGGCAACCTCAACCTTGCCTGTCTCTATGCTCCCAATTGCTGTACCAACAACTTTAAAGACTCCGACGAATTCAAGATGATCGCAGCGCAGCTAAGTCGCCTCCAGGAGGAGGTCAATTGGCTCAATCAGTCCATGAGAAACATGCAGAGCGAGCCGCGACTCGCGCCACCAACTTCGGACCGCATCATGCCTACTGGCGGCTCAGTTATTGCGCCGTCTCCATCACAAAGCTCAACATCTGGTCATCGGCCAGACTATCTTGGGAAGCAAATGCCATTTCAAGGTCCGACCAGCACGGCATTCACCTTGGATGTTGCCAGGGAGACGATCAGTAACATGGGGTGGAAGGCTACCGAGGAAGGAGACGACATTGAGCCGCTACCGAGCAGCAATATGGTCACTACAATATCGACCCAGATGGCTGACCCGCTCTTGGAATTTGATAAAGACGAGATGGTGCGCCTCTGTAGAGTGCACGAAGACGAAATCGGCATCATGTATCCCGTCATCAATATCCAAACCGTCATTGCCCATGCCAAAAACGTCTCGCTATATCTAAGGAATCCACGACCAATGGAGCTCTTGAATGATCTTGAAACCTTGCAGTTGAAAATCATCATATGCTGTGCTCTTGTCGTAGAAGGACATGGCCATTCCGAAAAGGCATCACGCTTGTATGAGAGCATGGAGAATATCATTAATCGAAAGCTCATGTCAGACGGCCTTGATGTCTGTGACCTTCCCCTCTTAGCACTTGTAGCTGGCTACCGATTCTTGTCTAATGAGGAGGTGCTCGCATGGCGTGTCATGGGCCAGGTGGTGCGGCTCTGTGTCGAGCTTGGTATTCACCAGAAGAGGGGTTTGATGACGATACAGAATGAGGCCGAGAGAAAGAATGCGCTTAATAGTTTTTGGTCGGCTTACGTTCTCGACCGCCGCTGGGCGTTTGGCACGGGTCTACCGTACGCTATTCAAGATGACGAGATTGACCCAACCCTGCCCATGCCA GAGGAATATCCTTACCTTGTGGCCATGATTACATATTCTCGAATAGGCGCCAAAGTGTGGCGTCAAGTAAACCACTTTGGACCCGTCCTTGCGCACGAACTGGGCCAGGAGGAAATCGAAAGACTCGACCAAGAGATTCTACGGTGGTATGAGACTGTACCAGAAGAGATTAGAGTGCGAAGCTGGGACAAGGAAACCCAGAtaacatcaacaccatcataTAACCTCCAACGGCTAAGGATATGGACATATCTACGGTTCAATCAG ATACGCACATGGCTATATACCCCTGTTCTGCACAGCGCAACCAGTATCATGGCGCATCCGTTGGAAGCTCAGCGCGTTGTCGACTTGGCCAAAGACACAATTCAGTACCTCCACCACCTTAACAGCACCACTAATTTATATCGAAGGGCGCAAGTCTTTTATCACCAATTCCTTTCGGCAGCAATAGCGGTTGTCTTTCTCGCATCGGTACATGCACCTGTGCGTTTCAGCGCCGTCTGTCGAGAAGAGTTCTACATGGCCCTTGATCTGGTCAAAGATCTGTCCGTCAAGAGCTGGGTCTCTCAGCGACTATGGCGAACTATTAAATCACTCAAAGACGTGGCTCCCCGATTTGGCCTGAATCCAGACGAGGATCCCCATTCGAGCGCCGCGCTGGGCATGATTGGCCTTGCAAGAGGCCACATGGACACCATGCAAACCAGCCAGCCCATGTTTCAACATCCACCAATGCCGCCCAGGCAGAGTGCGGACAATATGATGCCGAATAATAATGGCCAAAAGATTCAGAGCGAGATGTCTAGGATATTCGAGGGTTATGTGGGCCTCAACGGTGTTCAGTTTGGAAGCAATGGAGAAGACCAGCATGTGCCGCCTCCTCATGCTTTGACTTCTCCAGATTCACAAAACACCGTTTTCACATCTGCCGATGGGACGGTATTCCCTCACTTGCGCGAGATGTTTTGA
- a CDS encoding uncharacterized protein (EggNog:ENOG41~TransMembrane:1 (o436-455i)) has protein sequence MDGSQQQSGGGGRPYRSHLRPACIPCRRRKSRCQTAADNTACVTCLAHQTECYFPEDSRTSESPEPARRRRRAEPRASVEASGLTPARAGVRAAASFHGGAKANTSASMAGSRSAAMGRQASVPVSIAPPMSVAAMSRPGQNYHDRAEGPAMALGSDDDQHLNLHIVGPATTNDSQVLSTYLSGIPGATRSTRMIVPEPASCSRPVLFTEVQKRPVGVILNRSSSAEKLEIIEKLLEPHNEAVIDEYFRKVNVCLPLLDEASFRRQYQEDKTRISPALLACLYAHTIIYWQSSPTLSRYRCPESRFIWNLASEAVYSELHLSPGMSIIKAILLNIGGRPTTSLIGNGVLLGSAVSIAHSLGLNHNPLPWQIPQAEKYLRMKIWWSVLVHDRWTSLAHGTPPHIQKAQYDVPPPTIEYLRQSSTEANSSRFEITAKVFISLVALSEVLGLFLQYVYSVRRERLTTTDLELALNQWTEKLEGPCRRIVLLGSHLEINGAANLRLAYLTAKLLLQRIQLESKKQTEAVNEEQIMNRYSAARMTSEEMLMLIQDFQKDHLGDFWMAVSSFAFPSAVNFLLRCALETENTPEGLVQSHSFKIAHDLIAALRSHQEQHKWDLGDICIAQHAEIVEKILAGVAPDEQGGNSSSLDLQEFDASILDHVFPSIWDPLQNAFTW, from the exons ATGGACGGAAGCCAACAacagagcggcggcggcggaaggCCATACAGGTCGCATCTCCGGCCGGCTTGCATCCCCTGTCGCCGGAGAAAGTCTCGATGTCAGACCGCAGCCGATAATACGGCGTGTGTGACGTGTCTTGCGCACCAGACAGAGTGTTACTTTCCTGAAGATTCTCGAACGTCAGAGTCTCCGGAACCCgcccgccgtcgccgtcgagcAGAGCCTCGAGCCTCTGTGGAAGCATCCGGGTTGACCCCAGCGAGGGCAGGTGTACGAGCCGCGGCATCATTCCATGGGGGTGCAAAGGCCAATACTTCAGCATCAATGGCTGGGTCAAGAAGTGCGGCCATGGGGCGGCAAGCGTCAGTGCCGGTTTCCATTGCACCGCCCATGTCAGTTGCTGCAATGTCGAGGCCGGGCCAAAATTATCACGACAGGGCGGAAGGGCCTGCAATGGCACTGGGCTCTGATGATGACCAACATCTCAATCTACACATCGTAGGGCCGGCCACCACCAATGACAGTCAAGTTCTGTCTACATACCTCTCAGGCATACCTGGGGCTACCAGGAGCACCAGAATGATCGTCCCAGAGCCTGCCAGCTGTTCTCGCCCTGTTCTTTTTACTGAGGTCCAGAAGAGACCAGTTGGTGTCATATTGAATCGTAGTTCTTCAgcagagaagctggagataATTGAGAAGCTGCTAGAACCTCATAATGAGGCCGTTATTGACGA GTATTTCAGAAAAGTGAATGTATGCCTTCCATTACTGGATGAAGCCTCATTCCGCCGCCAGTATCAAGAAGACAAGACGCGGATATCaccggcgctgctggcatgCTTGTATGCCCATACGATCATCTACTGGCAAAGCTCTCCAACTCTGAGTCGATATAGGTGTCCAGAAAGCCGTTTCATTTGGAATCTTGCTAGCGAAGCAGTATACTCTGAGCTCCATCTATCTCCAGGAATGTCCATCATAAAGGCGATTCTGCTCAACATTGGTGGTCGTCCTACTACTTCATTGATAGGAAACGGTGTGCTTCTCGGGTCTGCAGTTTCTATTGCACACTCCCTAGGCCTAAATCACAATCCTCTTCCATGGCAGATCCCGCAGGCAGAAAAGTATTTACGCATGAAAATCTGGTGGTCAGTGTTGGTTCATGACAGATG GACAAGTTTGGCGCATGGAACACCGCCTCATATCCAAAAGGCTCAATATGACGTGCCTCCGCCAACTATAGAGTACCTTCGGCAGAGTTCAACGGAAGCAAATAGTTCACGTTTTGAGATCACTGCCAAAGTATTCATTTCGCTGGTAGCTCTAAGCGAGGTGCTTGGCCTATTTCTGCAGTACGTGTACTCTGTTAGAAGGGAGAGGCTGACCACTACGGATCTCGAGCTTGCATTGAATCAATGGACTGAGAAGCTAGAGGGTCCCTGTCGCCGCATTGTCTTGCTCGGATCTCACCTTGAAATCAATGGGGCAGCAAATCTTCGTTTAGCATACTTGACCGCCAAACTGCTCTTGCAGCGAATACAGCTCGAGTCGAAGAAGCAGACGGAGGCTGTAAACGAGGAGCAGATAATGAATCGCTATTCGGCAGCGCGCATGACATCAGAGGAAATGCTGATGCTCATACAGGATTTCCAAAAGGATCATCTTGGCGACTTTTGGATGGCCGTCAGCTCTTTTGCCTTCCCCTCTGCGGTCAACTTCTTGCTGCGGTGTGCGCTGGAGACGGAAAACACTCCCGAGGGGCTGGTCCAAAGCCACTCCTTCAAGATTGCTCACGACCTGATTGCCGCGCTTCGCTCTCACCAGGAGCAGCACAAGTGGGATCTGGGCGATATTTGCATTGCCCAACACGCCGAGATTGTGGAGAAGATCCTGGCGGGCGTGGCACCGGATGAACAAGGTggaaacagcagcagtctgGACCTCCAGGAGTTTGACGCATCGATTCTAGACCACGTTTTCCCGAGCATATGGGACCCGTTACAAAATGCCTTTACTTGGTAA
- a CDS encoding uncharacterized protein (EggNog:ENOG41) → MSSVTFRPSATLEPEDHHTTELSSPPPIESPSDGYGSSPPSNETIRSILRAPSPSNQYPLSRQVQNLERREREAQRKCSRLEEKCRELSLALERMTKERDEDKTSLEQRCQLAEAKSISVEAELKKQYDLCVANYEASEAEQKLAMSNLNSQFDRERKKVEQLCEKNLTLQNENVNLTIELAAMSDKYASSEMMLEEKTHESHLYRCAYSTVFKCSISVKEKCTIRDVLVRVIGRMRDEKRRQRERRANQDQNEDDEAQTEHSAQESSLFVSSSVDAAVEVEDSSLGLSNPSSRRKRPVKNLVEDEVSGEILEDTSLLELRRKRAAEAEDSSLGLSSPSSRRKRILKNQDEDQSSGEDSEDIPLLELRRKRAKKFDHDIEIL, encoded by the coding sequence aTGTCGTCAGTTACGTTTCGTCCCAGTGCTACTCTTGAACCAGAAGATCACCACACAACAGaactctcttctccgccgccaATCGAATCGCCAAGCGATGGATATGGCAGTTCTCCCCCCAGCAACGAGACCATTCGCTCGATACTACGCgccccttctccatccaaccAGTACCCCCTATCTCGCCAAGTGCAGAATCTAGAGCGGAGAGAGCGTGAGGCGCAACGCAAGTGCAGCCGCCTGGAAGAAAAGTGTCGCGAGCTTAGCCTGGCCTTGGAACGCATGACGAAGGAAAGAGATGAAGACAAGACGAGTCTCGAGCAGAGATGCCAGCTTGCAGAGGCAAAGTCGATTTCGGTGGAAGCAGAGCTGAAGAAACAGTACGACTTGTGCGTAGCAAATTACGAAGCCTCTgaagcagagcagaaacTTGCCATGAGCAATCTCAACAGCCAGTTCGAcagggaaagaaaaaaagttgagCAGTTGTGCGAAAAGAACCTGACTCTGCAAAACGAAAACGTCAATCTCACCATTGAGCTCGCCGCCATGTCCGATAAATACGCGTCCTCGGAAATGATGCTGGAGGAAAAAACTCACGAGTCTCATCTATATCGCTGCGCCTACAGCACAGTCTTCAAATGCAGCATTTCCGTCAAGGAGAAATGTACCATCCGAGATGTTCTCGTACGCGTCATTGGTCGTATGCGCGATGAGAAACGGAGACAACGTGAAAGACGGGCAAACCAAGATCagaatgaagacgacgaagcaCAAACTGAGCATTCTGCACAGGAATCTTCTTTATTCGTATCTTCAAGCGTCGACGCCGCAGTTGAAGTGGAAGATTCAAGCCTGGGCTTGTCAAACCCATCTTCTAGGCGGAAAAGGCCAGTGAAGAACCTGGTTGAGGACGAGGTCTCTGGCGAAATTTTAGAGGATACATCTCTGCTCGAGCTCCGCAGGAAGAGGGctgctgaagcagaagatTCGAGCTTGGGTTTGTCAAGCCCATCTTCTAGGCGGAAAAGGATACTGAAGAACCAGGATGAGGACCAGTCCTCTGGCGAGGATTCAGAGGACATACCTCTGCTCGAGCTCCGCAGGAAGAGGGCTAAAAAGTTCGACCACGATATCGAGATCCTGTGA